From Phragmites australis chromosome 5, lpPhrAust1.1, whole genome shotgun sequence, a single genomic window includes:
- the LOC133919189 gene encoding uncharacterized protein LOC133919189, producing the protein MWSVASLVRQGLRWGRRRRTARVVDESALGASDGDDVLGAAPAAGAVVAAPTLGGALTRALLALACAVRFDGEEYGVTEEAWAASGWRPRADEVSHLMVHESMRYAIYV; encoded by the coding sequence ATGTGGAGCGTGGCGTCGCTCGTCCGGCAGGGCCTGAGGTGGGGGCGCcggcggcggacggcgcggGTGGTGGACGAGAGCGCGCTCGGCGCCTCGGACGGCGATGATGTCCTCGGTGCCGCCCCGGCCGCGggcgcggtggtggcggcgccgACCCTGGGCGGCGCGCTGACCAGGGCGCTTTTGGCGCTGGCGTGTGCCGTCCGCTTCGACGGCGAGGAGTACGGCGTGACGGAGGAGGCGTGGGCGGCCAGCGGGTGGCGGCCGCGCGCCGACGAGGTCAGCCACCTCATGGTGCACGAGAGCATGCGCTACGCCATCTACGTGTAG